The genomic segment ATCTTCTTTGATATCTCTCCTAACTCTTTATGCGGATAGGGCCATAGCATTATTGGTCTAAATAATCCTATATCCAAACCCTCTCTCTTTAGTCTCCTTATAACGCCAGCTGCAATCCTGGCCATTGAGCCATAGGCAACTACAACCAGCTCATCTTCTAGAGATATATTGCTCTCAAAGCTTAACTCTTCTCTCCCTATCTCTTGATATCTGCCCCAAAGCCTTAGATTCAACTCTTCTAATGCCTCAGGTGCAAGATAGAGCGATTTTATTAACTGCGGCTCTCTATCTTTGCATCCTCTAAGAGCCCAGGGTTTAGGATATTCTTTTACTTCTATATCAAACAGACTCTTATCTACCGGCTCCATCATCTGTCCCAGCATACCATCCCCTAAAACAATAACAGGGGTTCTATATTTATCTGCAATATCAAATGCTCTAGGCATGATCTTAAATATTTCAGCTACTGAAGATGGTGCTAAGACAGGGGTCCTATAATCTCCATGGCCTCCTCCACGGGTTGACTGAAAATAGTCAGCCTGAGATGGAGCAATATTACCTAAGCCCGGACCGCCGCGCATCACATTTACAATAACAGCCGGAAGCTCACAGCCTGCAAGATAAGATATTCCCTCCTGCATCAGGCTTATTCCAGGTGATGACGATGATGTCATAGAGCGCACCCCGGATAGAGACGCGCCAAAGACCATATTGATAGATGCAAGTTCACTCTCCGCCTGAATGAATATCTTATTCTCCTCTAGCATCCTTCTAGACATATACTGGATAAGTTCATTCTGAGGTGTTATAGGATAACCAGCATAGAACTCACAGCCAGAAAGTATAGCAGCCTCACCAAAAGCCTCATTACCGGAAATTAAAACTCTATTATTTGCCATCTTCTTCATAGATCTCAATGCAGGCCTCAGGACAGACTGCGGTACAGCAGAAGCACTTTATACACTTACTCTCATCAATCACTTTTACAGGTAAGCACCCTAAAGCATTTAATTCATCATCCATTACCAAGATTCCTTTGGGACAGACATTGACACAGAACCCGCAGGATTTACAAAAATCTTTTTTAATTATTATCTTTAACATTTTTTCTTAATTTTACTATTTTACTCAAAATAGACTTTTCATCAAGCCCAATTATATTAAGCAATATATCTCTAGCTCCATAAGTTACAAAGTTATCAGCTATGCCAACACTCTTAACTATTACATCTATATTGGAAGCTGTTGTAATAGCTGCTATAGACTCAGCTACTCCCCCTAAAGAAGAGCCCTCTTCAAGAACAAAGATATAATCGACTCTCTTTGCAATATCTATAATCATCTCATAGTCTAGAGGCTTAGCAAACCTTAAATTAACCAAGTAGGGATTTAAACCTTCCTCCTGTAATCTCTTGGAGACATTATAGGCTGTAGCCACAGTACTGCCATATCCAAATAATGCTATATCTTGACCTTCTATCAAGAGTTCAGATTTAGCCAGCTGAATATCTCTATATCCTAAAGACGATAGGTCCGGAACAGCTGCCTTTGGATATCTTATAACAGAGGGGCACTCTAGATCTTTCATCCATTCCAGCATCATGGTAAACTCCCAGCCATCCTTGGGAGCCATGAGAACCATATTAGGGAGATGCTTCATAAAAGCGATATCAAATACACCGTGATGAGTAGGGCCATCCTCTCCTGCAAGGCCAGCTCTATCCAAGCAAAACTTAACAGGAAGATTCTGGAGGGCCACATCGTGCATTATCTGATCATAGGCTCTCTGAATAAATGTTGAATAGATTGCAACAAAAGGCTTAAAGCCTGACTTTGCAAGAGCAGCTGCAAAAGTTACTGCATTCTGCTCTGCCATCCCGACATCAAAGAACCTCTCGGGAAATCTGGATTTAAACTCAGACAACCCCGTACCGTAAGGCATAGCGGCAGTTACCGCAACAACCTTAGGGTCCACTATAGCCATATCAACAAGAGCCTTGGATAATATTCCGGTATAGGAGGGCTTATCTTTTTTTAAAAAGTCACCGCTTGGTAAATCGAACTTAGAGGCGCTATGGAAGAGTTCAGGCTCTTTTTCGCTGTAGGAATACCCTCTGCCCTTCTTTGTTAAAACATGGACCAAGACCGGCTTATTAAAACTTTTTATATTTTTAAATGTCGATATCAGCTCATTAAAATCATGGCCATCTATGGGGCCGATATATTTAATGCCCATCTCTTCAAATATTATTCCCGGAACCAGAAGGTTTTTAAGAGACTCCTCAAGCTTCTTGGCCGCTCTTAATGCAAGATCACCCTTAGGAAGTTTTAAGAGCAGCTTCTCGATCTCGTTGCTCACTTTATTATAGAGCGGATCTGTTATAATCCTGTTTAAATGTTTACTCAACGCACCTATCGTTCTGGATATTGCCCACTCATTATCATTAAGCACTATCAGTAAATCTTTTTGAATATGACCCAGATAGTTAAGCGCCTCAAAAGCCATACCGCCTACAAGCGAGGCATCACCGACAATAGCTATTACCTCTCCTTTTTCACCAGCTATATCTCTTGAACAGGCAAAACCTAAAGCAACTGATATTGCTGTTGAACCATGACCAGATACAAAATGATCATGCTTAGATTCAACTGGACTAGGGAAGCCGCTTATACCTTCAAACTGTCTAAGACTAGAGAACCTATCCTTTCTGCCTGTAATAATCTTATGGGTATAGCATTGATGACCAACATCCCAGACAATCTTATCTTTTGGTGAATCAAAGACATAATGCAAGGCCAGAGTAAGTTCGACTGCTCCCAGATTACTTGAGAGATGGCCTCCGTTTTTAGATACAACGGAGATAATAAGATCTCTTATCTCTCTTGCTATAGAGCCGAGCTCCTCCTGGGTTAGATTTTTTAAATCTTCCGGAGAGTTTACCTTACCAAGAACCTTCTCTTTTTCAGTTTTATTCACCTAGAGAATCCTCATCTAATAACTCATCTTCAGAGACCACCCTCTTCTTCGCTTCAACTGAACCATCCTCTGTAATAAGTTCAATCTTCTTCTCTATTTCAGAGAGCTTCTTTCTGCAAGACTTGACAAGCTTAACCCCTTCTTCATAGAGCTTCAACGCATCCTCAACAGAGATGTTCTCTTCTTCTAAGTTGGTAACTATCTCTTCTAACCTTTCTAATGACTGATCGAATTTCATAAAGAATCTCCTTATTTAAAAACTAAACTTAACTATATCAACTGGGACTCTTTTTTTCAACCCGCGATATAATGCTTCCTTTATATAATCTGGTCTTAAGTAATACTCCCTCTTTAATATTCTTTAAGTCTTTAATAACTTCACCTGTTTTAAGATCTTCTGTAACGCTGTAACCGCGAGATAGAATGGTCAAAGGATTTAAATTCTCAAGATGCTTTATGATATACCCAAGCTTATCTTTATTAGTATTTAAAATGCTTTCACTAGATCTCTTCATCCTTAAACTCAGCTCATCAAGACGCTGCATCTTAAGAGGAACAATATCTTTTATTCTAAACAACCCATATCTTCCCTGAATATGCTTTAAGATATCTCTCTTTCTATTAAGGTTCTCTTTAAGTAATCTCTTTAAATCTCTAAGATCTTTATCAAGTCTATCTTGGAGCTCATCTTTTACTCTAACTGCAAGCTCTGCAGCAGCAGATGGGGTCGGAGCTCTTAAATCAGCCACCCAGTCTGATATAGTCCAATCCCGCTCATGACCTACAGCAGATATAACTGGAATCTTAGATTTAAATATCTCTCTGGCTAGCTCTTCATTATTAAAAGCCCAGAGGTCTTCAATGCTGCCTCCGCCTCTACCGATTATTAAAAGATCGACTCTCTCTTCCATCTCATTGAAAAACTTTATTCCAGAAATAATCTCAGCCGGAGCATACTCACCCTGAACCCTAGCAGAGTAAATCATAATATGAATATTATCAAATCTTCTTCTTAGGACTTTAATCATATCTCTTATTGCAGCCCCGCTAAATGAAGTTACAATACCGATTTTACCAGGTAAGAACGGAAGTCTCCTCTTATGTTCTTCCTCAAAAAGCCCTTCCCTGGCAAGCTTCTCTTTAAGTTGTATCAAAGCAAGCATTAGAGCGCCTAGACCTTTCGGTTCCAGATATTCAGCTCTTAACTGGTACTTTCCTTGAGGAGCATAGGAAGTAATCTTCCCATATGCTATTACATGAAGCCCATTTTCAAGATCGAATTTTACCTTTTGAGAAAATCCCTTAAAGAGCGCAACAGGAATAGATGCAGATTTATCTTTTAAATCAAAGTAGACGTGACCTGAACCAGGGAGGCTAAGATTGGATACCTCGCCCTCAACCCAAACATACCCCAGGCTATCTTCTAAGATATGCTTTATACTCTTTGAGATGTCAGAGACGGTATAAACTTTTCTTTTATTCTCCATAGACTAAATACAAAGAATGCGGATTAGTTAAATTGAGAGATCTTCCTTATACTCAAAACGTTTTATAAAACTGGCTTTAGCACTGGAATCATCCACCTCAACAATAACACCCTGTATCCTTAAATCATCCTCTGCAACATCCATCCTTACAGGAGTTGAGGTTAAGAACCTCTGCAAGACAGAGTCTATAGTTCTTCCCAAAACAGATTCAAAAGGACCCGTCATGCCAACATCTGTTATGTAGGCTGTGCCCTGCGGCAATACTCTCTGATCGGCAGTCTGAGTATGAGTATGAGTACCTAAGACAGCTGAGACCTTACCGTCTAACCAGTGTCCCAAAGCCTGTTTTTCAGAAGTCGCCTCTGCATGGATATCGACGATGATAATGTCGGTCTCTTGCTTAATTCTCTCAATCTCAAATGAAGCCACTCTAAACGGACATTCAATAGGATTCATAAAGACCCGGCCCTGAAGGTTTAAAACCCCTACTTTTATTCCATTTTTAGTTGATAGAACAGTAGAACCTACACCCCTGACTCCAGAAGGATAGTTTGCAGGCCTTAAGAGCCTTGGCTCTATGTCAATTACTTTTAAGATATCTTTCTTGGACCAGATATGGTCTCCTGAAGTGAGGCAGTCAATATTAAACGAAAGCAGCTCCTCTACAACTCTGACTGTAAGGCCTGAACCACCGGCTGCATTCTCTGCATTGGCTATAACAAAATCTATGCCCTCTCTCTCTCTTATCTTGAGCAAACCCTCTTTTATTACTCTACGGCCGGCGCTTCCTACAATATCACCTATAAATAGTATCTTCATATTTTATTTTAAAGAGTTCCTAGGCTGGCTACTTAAAATAAGCCAGCCTAATAACTAAATATTCTGGTTATTTAGCGTAATCAACCGCTCTTGTTTCACGAACAACAACTACCTTTATCTGCCCTGGATATTCAAGCTCCTCTTCAATCTTTACTTTTATATCTTTAGCCAAGACGTAAGAGTTGCCATCATCAACTTTATCCGGATAGACCACGACTCTTATCTCGCGCCCAGCCTGAATAGCAAATGACTTATCAACCCCTCTAAATGAGTTAGCAATACCTTCAAGCTTCTCCAGCCTCTTAATGTAACTCTCTAGAGTCTCGCGTCTTGCCCCAGGTCTTGCTCCGCTTATAGCATCGGCAGCTTGGACAAGTACAGCATATATACTCTGCTGCTCCACATCTTCATGATGGGCAGCAATAGAGTTAATAATCATCTCGTTCTCTCCATACTTCTTAGCCAGGTCAGCACCAATCTGTGTATGAGTACCTTCTTGATCCTGATCTATCGCCTTACCTATATCATGAAGCAGCCCGACACGTCTTGCCAGGGTAAAGTTCAGGCCCAATTCATTTGCCATGACGCCCATAAGATAGGCAGCCTCTTTAGAATGCTGAAGTACATTCTGGCCGTAACTTGTCCTATATTTAAGTTTTCCCAAAAGTCTTATTATCTCAGGATTAAGATTGTGAACACCTAGATCTAAAGCCACAGCCTCTCCCTCTTCTCTTGTCTTCTTCTCCATCTCTTTCTTTATCTTTTCTATCACCTCTTCAATCCTGGCCGGATGAATCCTTCCATCTTCAACGAGTTTACTCATAGCAACTCTAGCAATCTCACGCCTGTAAGGATCAAAGCAGGATAGAGATACCGCTTCAGGTGTATCATCTATTATTACATCTACCCCTGTTACCATCTCAAAAGAACGGATATTCCTTCCTTCCCGGCCTATAATCCTTCCTTTCATCTCATCATTGGGAAGGTTTACAACTGCAACAGTAGACTCTGTGGTATGCTCTATAGCACATCTCTGAACAGCTTGAGATATTATCTCTCTTGCTTTCTCGTCGGCTTTAGAGCGTGTATCCTCTTCTATCTGCTTTAGAAGCAGGTTGGCTTCATTCTGAATCTCTGTCTCCATACGTTTAAGCAGCTGCTGCTTTGCTTCTTCAGGCGACATACCTGATATCTGCTGCAATCTAAACTTCTCCTCCATAATAAGATCACTTATCTCATTCTCGCGTTTTTTAAAATATTCTTTTGTCTTGTTGA from the Candidatus Kaelpia aquatica genome contains:
- the vorB gene encoding 3-methyl-2-oxobutanoate dehydrogenase subunit VorB; protein product: MANNRVLISGNEAFGEAAILSGCEFYAGYPITPQNELIQYMSRRMLEENKIFIQAESELASINMVFGASLSGVRSMTSSSSPGISLMQEGISYLAGCELPAVIVNVMRGGPGLGNIAPSQADYFQSTRGGGHGDYRTPVLAPSSVAEIFKIMPRAFDIADKYRTPVIVLGDGMLGQMMEPVDKSLFDIEVKEYPKPWALRGCKDREPQLIKSLYLAPEALEELNLRLWGRYQEIGREELSFESNISLEDELVVVAYGSMARIAAGVIRRLKREGLDIGLFRPIMLWPYPHKELGEISKKIKNFLVLEMSSPQMFEDVMLSVCSNNAKVDTLCRMGGVIPTEEEIIDKIKSILK
- a CDS encoding 4Fe-4S binding protein, with protein sequence MLKIIIKKDFCKSCGFCVNVCPKGILVMDDELNALGCLPVKVIDESKCIKCFCCTAVCPEACIEIYEEDGK
- a CDS encoding TIGR00282 family metallophosphoesterase, yielding MKILFIGDIVGSAGRRVIKEGLLKIREREGIDFVIANAENAAGGSGLTVRVVEELLSFNIDCLTSGDHIWSKKDILKVIDIEPRLLRPANYPSGVRGVGSTVLSTKNGIKVGVLNLQGRVFMNPIECPFRVASFEIERIKQETDIIIVDIHAEATSEKQALGHWLDGKVSAVLGTHTHTQTADQRVLPQGTAYITDVGMTGPFESVLGRTIDSVLQRFLTSTPVRMDVAEDDLRIQGVIVEVDDSSAKASFIKRFEYKEDLSI
- the xseA gene encoding exodeoxyribonuclease VII large subunit, producing the protein MENKRKVYTVSDISKSIKHILEDSLGYVWVEGEVSNLSLPGSGHVYFDLKDKSASIPVALFKGFSQKVKFDLENGLHVIAYGKITSYAPQGKYQLRAEYLEPKGLGALMLALIQLKEKLAREGLFEEEHKRRLPFLPGKIGIVTSFSGAAIRDMIKVLRRRFDNIHIMIYSARVQGEYAPAEIISGIKFFNEMEERVDLLIIGRGGGSIEDLWAFNNEELAREIFKSKIPVISAVGHERDWTISDWVADLRAPTPSAAAELAVRVKDELQDRLDKDLRDLKRLLKENLNRKRDILKHIQGRYGLFRIKDIVPLKMQRLDELSLRMKRSSESILNTNKDKLGYIIKHLENLNPLTILSRGYSVTEDLKTGEVIKDLKNIKEGVLLKTRLYKGSIISRVEKKSPS
- the dxs gene encoding 1-deoxy-D-xylulose-5-phosphate synthase; the encoded protein is MNKTEKEKVLGKVNSPEDLKNLTQEELGSIAREIRDLIISVVSKNGGHLSSNLGAVELTLALHYVFDSPKDKIVWDVGHQCYTHKIITGRKDRFSSLRQFEGISGFPSPVESKHDHFVSGHGSTAISVALGFACSRDIAGEKGEVIAIVGDASLVGGMAFEALNYLGHIQKDLLIVLNDNEWAISRTIGALSKHLNRIITDPLYNKVSNEIEKLLLKLPKGDLALRAAKKLEESLKNLLVPGIIFEEMGIKYIGPIDGHDFNELISTFKNIKSFNKPVLVHVLTKKGRGYSYSEKEPELFHSASKFDLPSGDFLKKDKPSYTGILSKALVDMAIVDPKVVAVTAAMPYGTGLSEFKSRFPERFFDVGMAEQNAVTFAAALAKSGFKPFVAIYSTFIQRAYDQIMHDVALQNLPVKFCLDRAGLAGEDGPTHHGVFDIAFMKHLPNMVLMAPKDGWEFTMMLEWMKDLECPSVIRYPKAAVPDLSSLGYRDIQLAKSELLIEGQDIALFGYGSTVATAYNVSKRLQEEGLNPYLVNLRFAKPLDYEMIIDIAKRVDYIFVLEEGSSLGGVAESIAAITTASNIDVIVKSVGIADNFVTYGARDILLNIIGLDEKSILSKIVKLRKNVKDNN
- a CDS encoding exodeoxyribonuclease VII small subunit, coding for MKFDQSLERLEEIVTNLEEENISVEDALKLYEEGVKLVKSCRKKLSEIEKKIELITEDGSVEAKKRVVSEDELLDEDSLGE
- the rny gene encoding ribonuclease Y, which encodes MKIVLQLIGYVTLLVAAGILGYLLRVFFAKKNVKTAEFQAKDIISKAQESVEDNKKKADIESKEMLYKLRSDFEKETKDRRQELTEFERRLLQKEENIERKFDLLDQKEKDITGQYEDINKTKEYFKKRENEISDLIMEEKFRLQQISGMSPEEAKQQLLKRMETEIQNEANLLLKQIEEDTRSKADEKAREIISQAVQRCAIEHTTESTVAVVNLPNDEMKGRIIGREGRNIRSFEMVTGVDVIIDDTPEAVSLSCFDPYRREIARVAMSKLVEDGRIHPARIEEVIEKIKKEMEKKTREEGEAVALDLGVHNLNPEIIRLLGKLKYRTSYGQNVLQHSKEAAYLMGVMANELGLNFTLARRVGLLHDIGKAIDQDQEGTHTQIGADLAKKYGENEMIINSIAAHHEDVEQQSIYAVLVQAADAISGARPGARRETLESYIKRLEKLEGIANSFRGVDKSFAIQAGREIRVVVYPDKVDDGNSYVLAKDIKVKIEEELEYPGQIKVVVVRETRAVDYAK